From the genome of Ziziphus jujuba cultivar Dongzao chromosome 6, ASM3175591v1, one region includes:
- the LOC107430182 gene encoding 2-C-methyl-D-erythritol 2,4-cyclodiphosphate synthase, chloroplastic, with protein MTMSMAATPLYASIPLKPSISISNKSISYSLPLSHIAAANHGNLVSPSSPHSLQATSKTCISASSTTAFEVDRAPVAASPSKSLPFRVGHGFDLHRLEPGYPLIIGGINIPHERGCEAHSDGDVLLHCVVDAILGALGLPDIGQIFPDSDPKWKGAPSSVFIKEAVRLMHEAGYELGNLDATLILQRPKLSPHKEAIRANLSELLGADLSVVNLKAKTHEKVDSLGENRSIAAHTVVLLMRK; from the exons ATGACCATGTCCATGGCAGCCACTCCTCTGTATGCCTCGATTCCACTAAAACCCTCAATCTCCATATCCAACAAATCAATCTCttactctctccctctctcgcATATCGCCGCCGCAAATCACGGCAATCTGGTTTCGCCGTCGTCTCCTCATTCTTTGCAAGCGACATCTAAAACTTGCATATCGGCCTCTTCAACCACTGCCTTCGAGGTCGACCGAGCTCCTGTCGCTGCTTCACCCTCAAAGTCTCTGCCTTTTCGGGTCGGGCATGGGTTCGACCTCCACAGATTGGAGCCTGGCTACCCTTTGATCATTGGCGGGATCAATATACCACATGAAAGAGGCTGCGAGGCTCACTCCGATG GAGATGTGTTGCTTCACTGCGTGGTGGATGCAATTTTGGGTGCTTTGGGGCTTCCGGATATCGGGCAAATCTTCCCGGATTCGGATCCTAAGTGGAAGGGTGCTCCATCTTCTGTTTTCATCAAAGAAGct GTGAGGCTCATGCATGAGGCAGGTTACGAACTAGGAAACTTGGATGCCACATTAATTCTTCAAAGACCAAAATTGAGCCCACACAAGGAAGCAATTAGGGCCAACTTGTCCGAGCTACTTGGAGCGGACCTCTCTGTTGTTAATTTGAAGGCAAAAACTCATGAGAAGGTAGACAGCCTAGGAGAAAATCGAAGTATTGCAGCTCACACCGTGGTTCTACTCATGAGAAAATAG
- the LOC107430200 gene encoding DET1- and DDB1-associated protein 1: MESLLGDWPSRDPHNFSQLRPSDPSSPSKMTPATYHPTHNRTVPPPDQVITTDSKNILLRHIYQRADEKLRQKRAAPEHLSPEHGCKQLRPSVQDTSY; this comes from the exons ATGGAGTCTCTGCTCGGCGACTGGCCATCACGTGACCCCCATAACTTTAGCCAGCTCCGACCCTCCGATCCCTCTAGTCCTTCT AAAATGACTCCCGCAACCTATCATCCGACTCACAATCGGACGGTTCCACCCCCTGATCAAG TGATAACTACGGATTCCAAAAATATCCTGCTAAGGCACATCTACCAGCGTGCTGATGAGAAG TTGAGACAAAAGAGAGCTGCACCCGAACATCTTTCACCAGAGCATGGATGCAAGCAACTCAGGCCATCTGTTCAAGACACTTCCTATTGA
- the LOC107430205 gene encoding 1-aminocyclopropane-1-carboxylate synthase, producing the protein MAITSRNQLLSKMATGNGHGEDSPYFEGWKAYDSDPFHLIDNPDGVIQMGLAENQLCFDLVQEWILNNPKASICTAEGVDDFRDIAVFQDYHGLPQFRNAVAKFMGKVRGNRVAFDPDRVVMSGGATGAHEMIAFCLADPGDAFLVPVPYYPGFDRDLRWRTGTQLIPVASGSKNGFKVTRKDLEDAYEKAQKDNIRVKGLLITNPSNPLGTILDRETLKSVVSFINEKNIHLVCDEIYAATVFGQEFISISEIIEDDIECNRDLIHIVYSLSKDMGFPGFRVGIVYSYNDAVVSCARKMSSFGLVSSQTQHLIASMLSDDEFVERFIRESAKRLQKRHEDFTWGLSQVGINCLKSNGGLFLWMDLHRLLKEQTTEEEMVLWRVIINNVKLNVSPGSSFHCPEAGWFRVCIANMDKETMEVALARIHNFVNQNKEVVAPRKKRVLGNLNLCSSSKRMDEFLMSPHSPLPQSPLVRART; encoded by the exons ATGGCAATTACTTCAAGAAATCAATTGTTGTCTAAGATGGCAACTGGAAATGGGCATGGTGAAGATTCTCCTTATTTTGAAGGATGGAAAGCCTATGATAGTGATCCTTTTCATCTTATCGACAACCCTGATGGGGTTATCCAGATGGGTCTGGCTGAAAATCAG CTTTGTTTTGATTTGGTTCAAGAATGGATTTTGAATAACCCCAAAGCCTCCATTTGTACGgctgaaggagttgatgatttCAGGGATATAGCTGTCTTTCAAGATTATCATGGATTGCCACAGTTTAGAAAT GCTGTTGCAAAATTTATGGGGAAAGTGAGAGGAAATCGTGTTGCATTCGATCCGGACCGCGTTGTTATGAGTGGAGGAGCAACTGGAGCTCATGAAATGATTGCTTTCTGTTTGGCTGATCCTGGTGATGCATTTCTGGTGCCAGTTCCTTATTATCCAGG TTTTGATCGAGATTTGAGATGGAGAACCGGGACACAATTGATTCCGGTTGCATCTGGGAGCAAGAACGGTTTCAAAGTGACCAGAAAAGACTTGGAAGATGCCTATGAGAAGGCCCAAAAGGACAACATCAGAGTAAAGGGTTTGCTTATTACCAACCCATCAAACCCACTAGGCACCATCCTTGACAGAGAGACTCTAAAAAGTGTAGTAAGCTTCATCAATGAGAAAAACATACACCTTGTCTGCGATGAAATATATGCTGCTACTGTCTTCGGGCAAGAATTCATAAGCATCTCTGAGATAATCGAGGATGACATTGAATGTAACCGTGATCTTATCCATATTGTCTACAGTCTGTCCAAAGACATGGGGTTCCCTGGCTTCAGGGTTGGCATTGTGTATTCATACAATGATGCGGTAGTGAGCTGTGCACGCAAGATGTCTAGCTTCGGATTAGTGTCCTCACAGACTCAACATCTAATTGCATCAATGCTATCAGATGACGAGTTTGTGGAGAGATTTATCAGGGAGAGTGCTAAGAGATTACAAAAAAGGCATGAGGACTTCACATGGGGACTTTCTCAGGTAGGCATTAATTGTTTGAAGAGCAATGGTGGCCTCTTTCTCTGGATGGATTTGCATAGGCTGCTCAAGGAGCAGACAACCGAAGAAGAGATGGTTTTGTGGCGAGTAATAATCAATAACGTCAAGCTCAATGTTTCACCTGGTTCTTCTTTCCATTGCCCTGAAGCAGGATGGTTTAGGGTCTGCATTGCCAACATGGACAAGGAGACCATGGAAGTTGCTTTAGCAAGAATTCATAACTTCGTAAACCAAAATAAGGAGGTTGTGGCGCCAAGAAAGAAGAGGGTCCTTGGCAACCTCAATCTCTGTTCGTCATCGAAAAGGATGGATGAGTTCTTGATGTCACCTCATTCCCCCCTTCCTCAATCACCCCTGGTTAGAGCCAGGACTTAA